A DNA window from Polynucleobacter sp. AP-Titi-500A-B4 contains the following coding sequences:
- the purL gene encoding phosphoribosylformylglycinamidine synthase has protein sequence MSFFQFLPGADALSPFRQQRLLASLAAQGIELESIEAQYLHFIWSEGQLSPQSQEVLASLLTYGQPYHSKISQGKSWFGKGSGDIHGVIVIPRLGTVSPWASKATDIAQQCGLQVLRIERGVQFAWKSKKVLSPEQLQLVLAAVHDRMTEAVIDSVDAANALYQILDDRPLSRIPVLSEGRSALDKANQELGLALSDDEVTYLTENFIRLKRNPSDVELIMFAQANSEHCRHKIFNSSWTIDGDDQEHSLFAMIRNTHQLQPEGTIVAYSDNSAVMVGCESETWVPQGADHHYKKDTRLVHTLMKVETHNHPTAIAPFPGASTGAGGEIRDEGATGVGGRPKAGLTGFSVSNLNIPGTDLPWESEKYGKPERIATPLQIMMDGPLGGAAFNNEFGRPILGGYFRVFEQTLNGTRRGYHKPIMIAGGIGSIDSIHTAKKAIQSGHLLIQLGGPGMRIGMGGATGSSVATGTNTADLDFDSVQRGNPEMERRAQEVINACRALGENNPIVSIHDVGAGGLSNAFPELADGAGLGAKFKLRSVPLEESGMSPAEIWCNESQERYVLAIEAKDLDLFKSFCERERCPFAVVGEATTERQLQLVDSKQKDGIDAALPIDMPMEVLLGKPPRMHRDVKRVAQEFTELDVTDADLAQSIAWVLQQPTVASKSFLITIGDRTVGGLNARDQFVGPWQVPVADCAVTLMDYKGYRGEVMAMGERTPLAVIDAPAAARMAVGEALTNLLAADIRRLEDVKLSANWMAACGAPGEDAKLYDSVKAVGMELCPALGISIPVGKDSLSMATEWRDGNEAKKVVAPVSLIISAFASVQDVRKTSTPLLILKNQDGSSIETELILIDLGRGKNRMAGSILAQVLNQSGKSAPDLDHPEDLKSLAAAIIELRKENKLLAYHDRSDGGLLACVAEMAFASHTGISINVDMIAVDPGQEPDYGDAKNWAQQVSGRRHEQTMRALFNEELGAVIQVRREDRDTVFAILRKLGLSAYSHVIGKPNTNGRIEIWRDAKNIFAEPREVLQRMWTNTSYQIARLRDNPACADSEFALLDNLSDPGMSPKLTFDLAEDVAAPFIAKNARPKVAILREQGVNSHVEMAYAVNWAGFDSYDVHMSDLLSGKAKLDDFRGLIACGGFSYGDVLGAGEGWAKTILFNQQLRDQFSSFFNRQDSFALGVCNGCQMMSNLAGIIPGAEAWPKFTRNQSEQYEARLVMAEVLASPSIFTQGMEGSQLPIAIAHGEGFANFSQQGKLEQITQQGLAVLRFVDHQGNPTETYPMNPNGSPGGLTGVTTSDGRFTVMMPHPERVFRAAQMSWCPTEWLQTPDGASPWLRLFRNARRWAK, from the coding sequence ATGTCTTTTTTCCAATTTTTGCCTGGCGCTGATGCGCTTTCTCCGTTTCGTCAACAACGACTTTTAGCCTCTTTAGCAGCTCAAGGTATTGAGCTTGAATCTATTGAAGCGCAGTATCTTCATTTCATTTGGTCAGAAGGGCAATTGAGCCCTCAAAGCCAAGAAGTGCTTGCCAGTCTCTTAACTTACGGCCAACCCTACCATTCAAAAATTAGCCAAGGTAAATCTTGGTTTGGCAAAGGGTCAGGTGATATTCACGGAGTGATTGTGATTCCACGCCTTGGGACAGTTTCACCATGGGCAAGTAAAGCAACTGATATTGCTCAGCAATGTGGTTTGCAAGTTTTGCGAATTGAGCGTGGTGTTCAGTTTGCTTGGAAGAGTAAAAAAGTTTTAAGCCCAGAACAATTGCAGTTGGTTTTGGCTGCAGTTCATGATCGTATGACTGAAGCAGTGATTGATTCTGTTGATGCAGCCAATGCCCTCTATCAGATATTGGACGATCGTCCTTTAAGCCGCATCCCCGTTCTTTCAGAGGGGAGGTCCGCCCTAGATAAGGCCAATCAAGAGTTGGGCCTTGCTCTTTCTGATGATGAGGTCACTTATTTAACCGAAAACTTTATTCGATTAAAGCGTAACCCAAGTGATGTCGAGCTGATCATGTTTGCGCAAGCCAATAGTGAGCATTGCCGCCACAAGATCTTCAACTCGAGTTGGACAATTGATGGAGATGATCAAGAGCATTCATTGTTTGCAATGATTCGCAACACCCACCAACTCCAGCCAGAAGGCACGATAGTTGCTTATTCTGATAACTCAGCCGTCATGGTGGGTTGTGAGTCTGAAACTTGGGTGCCCCAAGGCGCTGATCATCATTACAAAAAAGATACGCGTTTAGTGCACACCTTGATGAAGGTGGAGACTCATAACCACCCAACAGCTATTGCTCCGTTTCCTGGCGCTTCTACTGGTGCGGGTGGCGAGATTCGGGATGAGGGTGCCACCGGGGTGGGTGGTCGTCCTAAAGCAGGCTTAACTGGCTTCTCAGTCTCCAATCTGAATATTCCTGGTACGGATCTCCCATGGGAGAGTGAGAAATACGGCAAGCCTGAACGGATTGCTACCCCCTTGCAAATCATGATGGATGGCCCACTTGGTGGCGCTGCGTTTAACAATGAGTTTGGTCGCCCAATCTTAGGCGGCTACTTCAGAGTATTTGAACAAACGCTTAATGGAACTCGTCGTGGTTATCACAAGCCCATCATGATTGCTGGCGGTATCGGTAGCATTGACTCTATTCATACTGCTAAAAAAGCCATTCAATCGGGTCACCTCTTAATTCAGTTAGGTGGTCCTGGTATGCGTATCGGTATGGGTGGTGCCACAGGCAGTTCAGTCGCTACTGGTACCAATACTGCGGATCTAGATTTTGATTCTGTGCAACGTGGCAATCCTGAAATGGAGCGTCGTGCGCAGGAAGTGATCAATGCGTGCCGCGCATTAGGGGAAAACAATCCGATTGTCTCTATTCATGACGTTGGTGCAGGCGGCTTATCTAACGCCTTCCCTGAATTAGCTGATGGTGCTGGTCTAGGTGCTAAGTTCAAACTCCGTAGCGTTCCTCTTGAAGAGAGTGGCATGAGTCCTGCTGAGATCTGGTGTAACGAGTCTCAAGAGCGCTATGTATTAGCGATTGAAGCTAAGGACCTCGACCTATTCAAATCATTCTGCGAACGGGAACGTTGCCCTTTTGCTGTTGTTGGTGAGGCGACTACTGAGCGTCAACTGCAATTAGTTGATTCAAAGCAAAAAGATGGCATAGATGCAGCCTTGCCTATTGATATGCCGATGGAAGTCCTGCTAGGTAAACCACCACGCATGCATCGTGATGTGAAACGTGTAGCACAGGAATTTACTGAACTTGATGTTACTGATGCCGATCTTGCACAATCAATCGCTTGGGTACTGCAACAACCAACTGTTGCTAGTAAATCATTCTTAATCACAATTGGTGATAGAACCGTTGGTGGCCTGAATGCTCGAGATCAATTTGTTGGTCCATGGCAAGTGCCAGTTGCAGACTGTGCAGTTACTCTCATGGATTACAAAGGTTACCGTGGCGAAGTGATGGCCATGGGCGAAAGAACGCCATTGGCAGTGATTGATGCGCCAGCAGCAGCGCGTATGGCTGTTGGTGAGGCGCTAACCAATTTATTAGCAGCGGATATTCGACGACTTGAGGACGTTAAATTATCCGCAAACTGGATGGCAGCTTGTGGTGCGCCAGGTGAAGATGCCAAACTATATGACTCAGTTAAAGCAGTTGGCATGGAGTTATGTCCCGCTTTGGGAATATCTATTCCCGTTGGCAAAGATTCTTTATCAATGGCAACTGAATGGCGTGATGGCAATGAAGCAAAGAAGGTTGTTGCACCAGTCTCACTCATCATCTCTGCGTTTGCTTCTGTGCAAGATGTTCGCAAAACGTCTACGCCATTGCTAATACTCAAAAACCAAGATGGCTCATCCATAGAAACCGAGTTAATTTTGATTGACTTGGGTCGCGGTAAAAACCGTATGGCTGGAAGTATTTTGGCTCAAGTTCTTAATCAATCTGGCAAATCCGCGCCGGACTTAGATCACCCAGAAGATCTGAAGTCACTGGCCGCTGCCATTATTGAATTACGCAAAGAAAATAAATTGCTTGCTTATCACGATCGCTCTGATGGCGGCTTATTGGCTTGCGTAGCAGAAATGGCCTTTGCATCCCATACAGGCATCTCAATTAATGTCGATATGATTGCTGTGGATCCCGGCCAAGAGCCAGATTATGGTGATGCGAAGAATTGGGCCCAGCAAGTATCTGGACGTCGCCACGAGCAAACGATGCGCGCCTTATTTAATGAGGAACTAGGTGCAGTCATACAAGTACGCAGAGAAGACCGTGATACCGTATTTGCTATTTTGCGTAAATTGGGTCTAAGTGCATATAGCCACGTTATTGGTAAGCCGAATACCAATGGACGCATTGAGATCTGGCGTGATGCTAAGAATATTTTTGCAGAGCCTCGTGAAGTCCTGCAAAGGATGTGGACCAATACCAGCTATCAAATAGCCCGTTTACGCGATAACCCAGCGTGCGCTGATTCTGAATTTGCCTTGCTTGATAATCTATCTGATCCGGGCATGTCGCCAAAACTCACTTTTGATCTTGCTGAAGATGTAGCTGCACCATTTATTGCTAAGAACGCTAGACCAAAGGTTGCCATTTTGCGCGAGCAGGGCGTTAACTCCCATGTTGAAATGGCTTATGCGGTCAATTGGGCTGGGTTTGACAGCTATGATGTGCATATGTCTGACCTATTGAGCGGCAAAGCTAAGCTCGATGATTTCCGCGGCCTGATTGCCTGCGGCGGATTTAGTTACGGAGATGTTCTTGGTGCCGGCGAAGGTTGGGCAAAAACCATTTTGTTCAACCAGCAATTGCGTGATCAATTCTCAAGCTTTTTTAATCGTCAAGATAGCTTTGCTCTGGGTGTTTGCAATGGTTGCCAGATGATGAGTAATCTTGCAGGCATTATTCCCGGCGCAGAAGCTTGGCCTAAATTTACTCGCAATCAATCCGAACAATACGAAGCCCGTCTAGTGATGGCGGAAGTACTTGCTTCGCCTTCCATCTTTACTCAAGGTATGGAAGGCAGTCAATTACCAATCGCTATTGCACATGGCGAAGGCTTCGCAAACTTTAGTCAACAGGGCAAGCTAGAGCAAATTACTCAGCAAGGTTTGGCAGTCTTACGTTTTGTAGACCACCAAGGTAATCCAACGGAAACCTATCCAATGAATCCGAACGGTTCTCCAGGAGGTTTAACAGGCGTAACTACCTCAGATGGCCGCTTTACAGTGATGATGCCTCACCCTGAGCGCGTCTTTAGAGCAGCGCAAATGAGTTGGTGCCCTACAGAGTGGTTGCAAACCCCTGATGGTGCTAGCCCATGGTTGCGCTTGTTCCGCAACGCTCGCCGCTGGGCCAAATAA
- a CDS encoding bifunctional aconitate hydratase 2/2-methylisocitrate dehydratase, whose protein sequence is MLEAYNAQVAERAALGIPALPLTKDQTAELVKLLKNPPAGKEAELVDLITHRVPAGVDDAAKVKAEFLDAVAKGTEKSPLISRIKATELLGTMLGGYNIKPLVELLSDAECGTVAAEALKKTLLMFDYFNDVQELAEKGNANAKAVMKSWADAEWFTSRPAVPESMKLTVFKVTGETNTDDLSPAPDAWSRPDIPLHATIMLKNPRPGIEPDESGVRGPMKQIAALQKKGNQIAYVGDVVGTGSSRKSATNSVLWWTGQDIPFVPNKRFGGVCLGGNIAPIFFNTMEDSGALPIELDVSQMNMGDEIELRPYEGKVFKNGQEITTFALKSPVILDEVRAGGRIPLIVGRGLSAKARAALGLPASTEFRLPVSPPDNKKGFSLAQKMVGRACGLPEGQGVRPGTYCEPRMTTVGSQDTTGPMTRDELKDLACLGFSSDLVMQSFCHTSAYPKPVDIRTQHELPPFMTNRGGVALRPGDGVIHSWLNRLLLPDTCGTGGDSHTRFPIGISFPAGSGLVAFAAATGVMPLDMPESVLVRFKGKMQPGITLRDLVNAIPLYAIKKGLLTVEKQGKKNIFSGRILEIEGLPDLKVEQAFELSDASAERSAGGCTVHLNKEPIIEYMQSNITLMKWMIANGYEDKRTLGRRIKAMEAWIANPQLLKADANADYAEIIEINIDEIKEPILACPNDPDDVKVLSEVAGDKIDEVFIGSCMTNIGHFRAAGQVLQGKKDMPTRLWVAPPTKMDAMILMEEGYYGMLGAAGARMESPGCSLCMGNQAQIRKGSTAVSTSTRNFPNRLGIDTRVYLASAELASVAALLGRLPTPAEYLEQVKALDAKAGDVYKYMSFDKIKSFSDVADTVAV, encoded by the coding sequence ATGTTAGAAGCCTATAACGCACAAGTTGCTGAAAGAGCAGCTCTTGGCATTCCAGCCCTCCCCTTGACCAAGGATCAAACTGCTGAATTAGTAAAGCTACTTAAAAACCCACCTGCGGGTAAAGAGGCTGAGTTAGTAGATCTCATTACTCATCGTGTTCCTGCTGGTGTTGATGATGCCGCCAAGGTAAAAGCAGAATTTTTAGATGCCGTTGCAAAGGGTACAGAAAAATCTCCTTTGATTTCTCGCATCAAGGCAACTGAATTATTGGGCACCATGCTCGGTGGTTACAACATCAAACCGTTAGTAGAGCTTTTATCCGATGCCGAATGTGGCACAGTTGCTGCAGAAGCACTCAAGAAAACTCTCCTCATGTTTGACTACTTTAATGACGTGCAAGAGCTTGCTGAAAAAGGCAATGCCAACGCTAAAGCAGTCATGAAGAGCTGGGCTGACGCCGAGTGGTTTACTAGTCGCCCCGCTGTTCCAGAGAGTATGAAGCTCACCGTCTTTAAAGTCACTGGCGAAACTAATACTGATGACCTCTCACCTGCACCCGATGCTTGGAGTCGTCCAGATATTCCATTGCATGCAACGATCATGCTCAAGAATCCACGTCCAGGCATTGAGCCTGATGAGTCTGGCGTTCGGGGTCCAATGAAGCAAATTGCCGCGCTCCAGAAAAAAGGCAATCAAATTGCCTATGTTGGCGACGTAGTGGGTACAGGATCATCTCGTAAGTCAGCGACCAACTCCGTTCTCTGGTGGACTGGCCAAGATATTCCATTCGTTCCAAACAAGCGTTTTGGTGGCGTTTGCCTTGGTGGCAATATTGCCCCGATCTTCTTCAACACCATGGAAGATTCTGGTGCACTCCCGATCGAATTAGATGTATCGCAAATGAATATGGGTGATGAGATTGAACTTCGCCCATACGAAGGCAAGGTATTTAAAAATGGTCAAGAAATCACGACTTTCGCCCTCAAATCCCCGGTAATCTTGGATGAAGTGCGTGCCGGTGGTCGTATTCCGCTGATCGTAGGTCGTGGCTTATCCGCAAAGGCGCGTGCTGCCCTTGGCTTGCCAGCATCTACAGAATTCCGCCTTCCAGTCAGCCCTCCTGATAACAAAAAAGGGTTCAGCTTGGCGCAAAAAATGGTTGGACGCGCCTGTGGCTTACCAGAAGGTCAAGGCGTACGCCCTGGTACTTATTGCGAACCACGTATGACGACTGTTGGTTCACAAGACACCACTGGTCCAATGACGCGTGATGAATTGAAAGACTTAGCTTGCTTAGGCTTCTCATCTGACTTGGTCATGCAGTCTTTCTGCCATACCTCCGCCTATCCAAAACCAGTCGACATTCGCACTCAACATGAATTACCGCCATTTATGACCAATCGTGGTGGCGTTGCTTTACGTCCAGGTGATGGCGTAATTCACAGCTGGTTAAATCGTTTACTCCTGCCAGATACCTGCGGTACTGGTGGCGATAGCCACACTCGCTTCCCAATTGGTATTTCCTTCCCCGCTGGTTCTGGCTTAGTTGCTTTTGCTGCTGCTACAGGAGTCATGCCATTAGATATGCCTGAGTCTGTATTGGTGCGCTTCAAAGGCAAGATGCAGCCTGGTATCACCTTGCGAGACCTAGTCAATGCGATTCCTTTGTATGCGATCAAAAAAGGTTTGTTAACGGTTGAGAAACAAGGCAAAAAGAATATTTTCTCTGGCCGCATTCTAGAAATCGAAGGTCTGCCTGATCTAAAAGTTGAACAAGCATTTGAGTTATCCGATGCATCTGCTGAGCGCTCTGCTGGCGGCTGTACTGTTCACCTCAACAAAGAACCCATCATTGAGTACATGCAATCGAACATCACTTTGATGAAGTGGATGATTGCCAATGGCTATGAAGATAAGCGTACTCTTGGACGCCGCATTAAAGCGATGGAAGCTTGGATTGCAAACCCACAATTGCTCAAAGCTGATGCCAATGCAGACTATGCAGAAATCATCGAAATCAATATCGATGAAATCAAAGAACCAATCCTTGCATGCCCTAACGATCCAGATGATGTCAAAGTATTGTCTGAAGTTGCTGGTGATAAGATTGATGAAGTCTTTATCGGTTCTTGCATGACCAACATTGGTCACTTCCGTGCAGCTGGTCAAGTATTGCAAGGTAAGAAAGATATGCCAACCCGCTTATGGGTCGCACCCCCAACCAAGATGGACGCCATGATCTTGATGGAGGAAGGCTACTACGGTATGTTAGGTGCAGCTGGTGCTCGCATGGAGAGTCCAGGCTGTTCTTTGTGTATGGGTAACCAAGCTCAGATCCGTAAGGGCTCCACAGCGGTATCAACCTCAACACGTAACTTCCCTAACCGCTTGGGTATTGATACCCGAGTGTATTTAGCTTCTGCTGAGTTAGCCTCTGTAGCAGCGCTCTTGGGTCGCCTGCCGACTCCTGCCGAGTATTTGGAACAAGTGAAAGCGCTTGATGCCAAGGCTGGTGATGTCTATAAATACATGAGCTTTGACAAGATCAAGTCATTTAGTGACGTTGCCGATACTGTAGCGGTGTAA
- a CDS encoding peptidylprolyl isomerase has translation MFDIVRKHQKLLQLVLMLFIVPSFAMFGISSYSSFMDKETDLIKVNGKPITAQEVENAAKRQAERVGGNLQIAQSLQFRQAILNELLQQRILGFAVTNLRLQVGKESLIKSLQGIPQIRALYRQDGSFDDARFKQLLASNGLNEEQFYASQAFDLKIGQLVNSVARTEIGTPKLSEIVSTLYETERQVQSLTFNAKDYLSKVNPSQEELQAFYNANAKLFESPEFVDVEYIVLKADPKEDSKVFSEKADQFANMTYDQADSLKPAADKLKLSIQTQKGLTRSGVAGVSRDHPLANPKVVQSLFGDEALKNKRNTEAVQTAPGVFVSARVVTFHPAQILPYKEVATEVKRQVSQRAAEKLAVAAAAEKYAALEKEPKSAAGFASPIWVSRNKPTNLLGPALDDVMSINPDKFPAIISVSNPGVGATLYRVDQVRQPTGVDAKVHKAQAQQIQALAAQSEFAGFMSYWRDTAGVKVINPLKPPSSGAGS, from the coding sequence ATGTTTGATATTGTCCGTAAGCATCAAAAATTACTTCAGCTTGTGCTGATGCTATTTATTGTTCCATCATTTGCCATGTTTGGTATCTCAAGTTATTCCAGTTTTATGGATAAAGAGACCGATCTTATTAAGGTCAATGGCAAACCCATTACTGCGCAAGAGGTTGAAAATGCGGCTAAGCGTCAGGCAGAGCGCGTAGGCGGTAATTTGCAAATTGCCCAGAGCTTGCAATTTAGACAAGCCATCTTGAATGAATTGCTTCAACAGCGCATTCTCGGTTTTGCTGTTACCAACTTACGCTTACAAGTTGGTAAAGAATCATTAATAAAAAGTTTGCAGGGCATTCCACAGATTCGCGCTTTATATCGTCAGGACGGCAGCTTTGATGATGCTCGCTTTAAGCAACTCCTTGCTAGTAATGGTTTGAACGAAGAACAGTTTTATGCAAGCCAGGCTTTTGATTTAAAGATCGGTCAGTTAGTGAATTCTGTTGCACGTACAGAAATCGGCACACCGAAATTGTCTGAAATCGTTTCTACGCTCTATGAAACCGAGCGTCAAGTTCAATCATTGACCTTTAATGCCAAGGACTATTTGAGCAAGGTAAATCCTAGCCAGGAAGAGTTACAAGCGTTTTACAACGCAAATGCCAAATTATTTGAAAGCCCTGAGTTTGTTGATGTTGAATATATTGTCCTCAAGGCGGATCCCAAGGAAGATTCCAAAGTATTTAGTGAGAAGGCTGATCAATTTGCCAATATGACCTATGACCAAGCGGATAGCCTAAAACCTGCTGCTGATAAGTTGAAGCTATCAATTCAAACGCAAAAAGGCTTAACTCGCTCTGGGGTGGCGGGTGTTTCTAGAGATCATCCTTTGGCCAATCCAAAAGTAGTGCAATCTCTGTTTGGTGATGAGGCATTAAAGAATAAGCGCAATACCGAAGCAGTTCAAACTGCTCCTGGCGTTTTTGTTTCAGCTCGTGTAGTCACTTTTCATCCGGCACAAATTTTGCCATACAAAGAAGTTGCTACCGAAGTCAAACGTCAGGTTAGTCAGCGTGCCGCAGAGAAATTAGCAGTTGCTGCAGCAGCAGAAAAATATGCCGCTCTTGAAAAAGAGCCTAAGAGTGCAGCTGGCTTTGCCAGTCCGATTTGGGTATCACGCAATAAACCTACAAATTTGCTTGGACCGGCACTCGATGATGTGATGTCAATTAATCCTGATAAATTTCCTGCGATTATTTCAGTTAGCAACCCGGGCGTAGGCGCGACTCTGTATCGCGTTGATCAAGTTCGTCAGCCAACAGGAGTCGATGCTAAGGTTCATAAAGCTCAGGCACAACAAATTCAAGCATTGGCGGCTCAATCGGAGTTCGCTGGTTTTATGTCTTACTGGCGTGATACGGCTGGTGTAAAGGTGATTAACCCACTTAAACCACCATCTTCTGGCGCTGGGAGCTAA
- a CDS encoding superinfection immunity protein: protein MLYLQLMRLLFAILITLLSLFYFLPFAIAFHKKRANTGAIFALNLFLGWSLIGWVIALVWALKEERVI, encoded by the coding sequence ATGCTCTATTTACAGCTTATGCGCCTGCTATTTGCCATATTAATTACCCTTTTATCGCTCTTTTACTTCCTGCCTTTTGCAATTGCTTTCCATAAAAAGCGTGCCAATACTGGAGCAATTTTTGCCCTAAACCTATTTTTAGGATGGTCTTTAATCGGTTGGGTGATTGCCTTGGTTTGGGCGCTTAAGGAAGAACGTGTAATTTAG
- a CDS encoding arylesterase, which translates to MNQSWWSCKKRQLLSIGLFCLLIPFATAIYANPVILVMGDSLSAEYGLPKGSGWVKQLESQLQKQSSPWSVFNASISGETTSGGLTRLPALLESKKPGIVLLELGANDALRGLSIEQTQNNLQKMIVMSKQSGAKVLLLGMQIPPNYGQQYTRQFKDLYPRLAAQEGIELLPFFMAGVASNKELFQADNIHPNVTAQSILFKNVWGAMAPYQTLLKQSQ; encoded by the coding sequence ATGAATCAAAGTTGGTGGAGCTGCAAAAAAAGGCAATTACTGTCGATAGGCTTATTTTGCCTGTTAATCCCCTTTGCCACAGCAATCTATGCCAATCCTGTGATCTTGGTGATGGGGGATAGCCTTTCAGCTGAGTATGGGCTACCTAAAGGCTCTGGCTGGGTAAAGCAACTTGAGAGTCAATTGCAAAAGCAGTCCAGCCCTTGGTCGGTCTTTAATGCCAGCATCAGCGGGGAAACCACATCAGGGGGTCTTACTCGCCTCCCTGCCCTTCTGGAATCCAAAAAACCGGGGATCGTATTGTTAGAGCTTGGAGCGAATGATGCCTTGCGCGGCTTATCCATAGAACAAACTCAAAACAACTTGCAAAAAATGATTGTGATGAGCAAACAATCAGGTGCAAAAGTTTTACTTTTGGGTATGCAAATCCCACCAAATTATGGCCAGCAGTACACCAGGCAGTTTAAAGATCTTTATCCAAGACTTGCTGCGCAAGAAGGTATAGAACTATTGCCCTTCTTTATGGCGGGGGTTGCATCCAATAAAGAGTTATTTCAGGCGGACAATATCCATCCAAATGTCACCGCGCAATCCATACTCTTTAAAAACGTATGGGGCGCTATGGCCCCATATCAGACCCTACTCAAACAATCCCAGTAG
- a CDS encoding spermidine synthase has product MMLMEPVTFSESGGIRYLHFGTELIQGAMRIRDPDEIYLEYNQQMMAWLLFLETKPGMKIAQLGLGTGALAKFQHRYCPAVKTTVVELNPAVIVAARSMFFMADDDRRLETFQADAKTFVQSKKYQNQFDAVQVDLYDAICDGPAASSLDFYKGCFDILKAPGVMTVNLFSRHKSFDINLKNICEAFDNRVLLFPESHDCNVVAIAFKGPKLEAEWKDVSKRAKLIMEKTGLPTSKWVSGISRENARQENKLSI; this is encoded by the coding sequence ATGATGTTGATGGAGCCGGTTACCTTTTCAGAGAGCGGTGGAATTCGCTATCTGCATTTTGGGACCGAACTCATTCAAGGGGCTATGCGTATTCGGGATCCCGATGAGATTTACCTGGAATACAACCAGCAGATGATGGCTTGGCTATTATTTTTAGAGACTAAGCCTGGTATGAAGATTGCTCAGCTAGGTCTGGGAACTGGTGCCTTAGCTAAGTTTCAGCATCGCTATTGCCCAGCAGTCAAAACAACGGTTGTCGAGCTCAATCCCGCAGTGATCGTTGCTGCAAGATCGATGTTCTTTATGGCCGATGATGATCGTAGATTAGAAACCTTTCAAGCAGATGCCAAGACATTTGTTCAGTCCAAGAAATACCAGAATCAATTTGATGCCGTCCAAGTAGATCTATATGACGCTATTTGCGATGGGCCTGCTGCTAGCTCCTTAGATTTTTATAAAGGCTGCTTTGATATCCTGAAGGCTCCTGGCGTCATGACGGTTAACTTATTTTCCCGTCACAAAAGCTTCGATATCAACCTTAAGAACATTTGCGAAGCATTTGATAATCGTGTTTTATTGTTTCCAGAGTCTCATGACTGCAATGTTGTGGCGATCGCTTTCAAGGGACCTAAATTGGAGGCTGAATGGAAGGATGTATCCAAACGTGCCAAACTCATCATGGAAAAAACTGGATTGCCAACCAGTAAATGGGTCTCCGGAATTAGCCGTGAAAATGCTAGACAAGAAAATAAACTCTCGATTTAA
- a CDS encoding ABC transporter ATP-binding protein: MPTTVLSANHLGKQVLSSDGALTILHDICFDISQGESVAITGASGSGKSTLLGLLAGLDLPSSGNVQLMGQDLNTLDEDGRARLRAAHVSFVFQSFQLLSHLTALENVLLPAQMSGRKDAKEEAVAWLQKVGLQDRLNHFPKTLSGGEQQRVALARAFIAKPNLLFADEPTGSLDEGSGERVIQLLFELNQASQSTLILVTHDPALASRCQRQLHLQGGRLL, encoded by the coding sequence ATTCCAACAACAGTATTAAGCGCCAATCATCTTGGAAAACAAGTGTTATCGAGCGATGGCGCTTTGACCATTTTGCACGATATTTGCTTTGATATATCGCAAGGTGAAAGCGTAGCGATTACTGGGGCTTCAGGATCTGGAAAAAGTACCCTCTTGGGTTTGTTGGCAGGACTGGATTTACCAAGCTCCGGAAATGTTCAGCTAATGGGACAGGATCTCAATACGCTGGACGAGGATGGTAGGGCAAGACTACGTGCTGCTCATGTGAGTTTTGTATTTCAGTCCTTTCAGTTGCTATCCCATCTAACCGCCCTAGAGAATGTCTTGCTGCCTGCACAAATGAGCGGCCGCAAGGATGCTAAGGAAGAGGCGGTAGCGTGGCTACAAAAGGTAGGCTTACAAGACCGCCTGAATCACTTTCCTAAAACGCTGTCTGGCGGGGAGCAGCAACGTGTTGCTCTTGCTAGAGCCTTTATTGCTAAACCTAATCTCCTCTTTGCTGATGAGCCTACAGGCAGCCTAGATGAGGGCAGTGGGGAGAGGGTCATTCAGCTCCTTTTTGAGTTGAACCAGGCCAGTCAATCTACCCTGATATTGGTTACCCATGATCCCGCCTTGGCCAGCCGATGCCAGCGCCAGTTGCACCTCCAGGGTGGGCGCCTGCTGTAG